The Pseudoliparis swirei isolate HS2019 ecotype Mariana Trench chromosome 19, NWPU_hadal_v1, whole genome shotgun sequence genomic sequence aacaaaggaaagtTATCTCGAGACGACTCAAAACGAGTTTAACAGTTGATCTTTTCTGTGGCTTgtgaattatattatattattatgcgTCGTCTGTTGTTACAGCTTTTCCTCGTGAAACCGTGCGTTCCTAAACATCCATATGGGCTCGACTGGGTCAGTgattagcaggtccgtcttccaatcagggggctGGTGGTTCAACCCCCaccctagtccatgtgtccttgagcaagacacttaaccctgacctgctccctgtagccgcgtctacggtgtgtgaagcgtcagctaaatgacatgaaatATTCAGAGTTCAACAttcatacttttcttttttccatgtTTAAATCTACGAGCCCGGTTGCTGGTTTATTAGCCCACATTgacattatatattaaatacatgcaGTGCAAATGTGCAATAATTAATGCTCTTTTTACAGTGAGAAAAAACAGCCTGCATCAAAAATAGCAAAACTGAAACTGAATAGATTTTATTGTAAAGATGAACTTTCtctcccttaaaaaaaaaaaaaaaaaagaattccaAAACAGCAATCAATTAAAAAGCGAATTAATTAGACATGAATGCACTAGTGGACCcaggtcactgccttgtgtatatattttgtttcctctgtatatttagtatggttattgtgttttctttttatctttattaatgctctaatgtgcacctgaaatgtccccactgtggaacTAATAACAGAATGTCTGATCTTAGTGAATCTACCGATGCAAAACCTTTATAAACTACAAAACAGCCTTCTGGGTTCTTTGTTCACGGACGGCCGATAACAAATATGTGGCACGTCTCTAGAAGAACATCCTCTCGTACCTTTAACTCTTCGTCCGTGAGGTTCTCCCCGAGCTCCTTGGCGACTCGCTTCAGGTTCTTGAAGGAGATCGTTCCCGTGCCGTCGTCGTCGAACAGCCGGAACGCCTTCAATATCTCTTCTTTGGAGTCTTTTTCAGTCTGTTGACAAACAAAATAGTAACAACACGCGCCTCGATCGACACTTTTTGAAAGTTACATTTTGCAAGTAAAATTAaaaatcgccgtgtatttattaatttatttgtatgcgtgttattcgcataactcaaaaagtattaaaccgaatcgcatgaaatttggtgggatgattggttattatccggggaccatttgattagattttgggatcgatcgggtcaaaggtcatggtcatgaaaaggtcaacatcttctttttaccatagcggtcaatttatatccaattggcatgcaactaatgccaaaatgttcacaattcaatgcccaatcttgtgatatgcgaaggtatgcgctctaccgagtgcccgttctagttgtttttATGTCAAACACCTGTATTACACACTCACCATTTTTGAAGACATCATCCCGAGAAAGTCACTGAAGTCGATTGTTCCGGAGCCTTCTTTATCGATGTCTGCAATCATCTTCTTGATATCTTCTTTCTTGGGTTCAAACCCGAGCGCCCTCATGGCCACCTGTTGCACaggtagaagaggagggggggtgagGGGACCAGGGTATCCGtttcatcaggtacacacacttgTTGCTCACTAAACCAGAGACTCACCTTCAGCTCCTTCACGTCTATTGTTCCAATTCCATCCGTGTCGAAGAGGTCAAACGCCTCTTTAATTTCTTGCTTCTGCTCCTCAGTCAGCTCGATTTTGGGACCAGGTTTTTTCTTCTGGCCCACAGTAGGAGCTGGTTTTCGGTAACCGGAAGTAgcctgaaacacaaacacaacgacGTTAGCACGTCGCTCCTGTCTGTCATGCGAGCTAACTTTAGCTGCTATGCTGCTCCACGAGACCCAACAGAAACGCGTATTGAACGATTTCAGCGAACTAACTGTCGGTTTTTCGCGGTTAATCTCGAAATGTCCCCAACATTTTACACGGCGTGAGATTCACTCGACATTTATATGTAATTATACCATTTAAATTAGCGATTCAGCCCCGGGAAAGCTGCAACTGCCCTCTCGGATCCGGTGTCAACAAAACGAGCAGCAACGGctgtattattttttcttctttcggtTGGAGTGACGTGGAAGACAGCCAATAGAAACCACGAATATTCCGTGACGCACAAATACAGCCaatcacaaaaaagaaaataggcGGGTCCTAAACCGTGTGCGCCAATGGTTGAGATCGTTTCTTGTCGCCACAGCAACGAGGAAACAGCGCATGCGCAGTGTTTAATCTTTCGAGCAGACGTAGCTTGGCAGTGGGCATCGATAGCTGCGCTATAAAACATTATTAAATAAGGTAACGTTATACCCTTTATGCACAGAGAAGGTTGGTTTAGTAGAAGCATCTGTTGGAGGCGctcctgtgtttttgtgtcgttTTGGACTCTATTAAGACATTagcctgttagcttagcttgtCTGGCAGCTATACGTCATTTAGTTAGATGTCGTTTTGTGTGTTGTACAATATCCATGTAATAACTCTTGTAGCTGCAGTTGTGTCTATGTTGTTGGTGGAATAAGTATTATCTTTTCCCCACAGATATTTCAGGGTAACTTGTAAATTAATTTCTGTCTGACATGAACAGTAATGATGCAAAGTTTAACTTGCTGTACTTATTTACTACCGGTTATCATCCACAGCTTGTTGGTGTGGCTCATGTTACCTTCGCAGGTGTAACTACCTACCTGTACTCAGGGTtcctacgctcatggaaaacctggaaaagtcatgacatttaaaaatgtttatttccaggcctggaaaagtccttaaaaaaaCGTTAAATCCAATTagttttttggaaaagtcacggacaCGTGTTATATCAAcacgttcatttacgctgagtttaaaattataaatatgtttttaaaagaaagacgctcaaaaaatATAAGCAGGCAGGAAACAAGCTCTCATACTCGctctcattattatttttaattcatataaatatttattcttttcatcaaactattgtctctcattcatttgagtcatttaaggttatatactgtatgctttgtaattctctttgttagtttaaatatattttctcactttttcatggatGCGCTGAGATTTCagaaaatgtttggtcatggaaattgggtttaaagtcctggacactcATTGGTCAACGTGTGTTTGGACCCTGTttactgattaccttcgcattgaaaatgcggaaggttatgttttgatcgccgtgtatttatttatttgtatgcgtgttcctcgcataactcaaaaagtattaaaccaaatcgcatgacatttggtgggatgattggttattatccggggaccttatgattagattttgggatcaatcgggtcaaaggtcaaggtcatgaaaaggtcaaatattattgaatcgcatgaaatttggtgggatgattggttattatccaggggccatttgtttagattttgggatcgatcgggtcaaaggtcaaggtcatgaaaaggtcaacatcttctttttaccatagcgcggtcaatttatatccaattggcatgcaactaatgccaaaatgttcataattcaatgcccaatcttgtgatatgcgaaggtatgcgctctaccgagtgcccgttctagttaaacaAATGCTTCTCGTCCCTTTTTATTTCCCAGGCACCTCGTAATGCTGACGAGTACCGTGATAAACCACCGGCGACATGTCGGACTGCAGAAGCTCTCGGCGCTGGCGGCAATCACACACTCGTCTCTGGGCCCCAACAAAAAGTTCAAGTTCATCCGAGACGAAGCGAGCGGGGAGTCGGCGCTGGCGTGCTCGTGCGTCCGCGTCCTGGAGAACCTGGAGCTGACCTGCGGGGTCGGCCGGCTGGTCCAGGAGACGGTGCGAGCCCACCAGGAGGTCTACCGCACGGGGGCCGGCAGCCTGCTGTTCCTCGCCGGCGCGTGGAGCCGCGCCGCCCTGGAGTGCCTCCGGAGGGGCGTCTCGGTGACTCGCGTCGTCTCGGCGATGTCCGAAGGGATGGAGGCGTGCTCGGACGTGTGCGGGGAGTGCGGCGTGTCGACCGAGGGCCTCGGCGCGGCGTCTCCGGGGCTCCGCCCGCCGGAGAAACCCGCCGTCCCGCGAGGAGCCGGCGGTGGCGAGACTCTAAACGCCGCCGGGCGAAGGAAAGTGAAGCTCAGCAGACATTCCTACGACGCCGTCGACGTGGCTCCGCCTCCCCGGCCCGAGCGCCCCGACGTCGCGCACCTCGCCGCCGGGCTGAGTCACGGTTGCGTCGACGCCATGAATTTAGTCGTCGAGGCCGTCCGGATGCAGGCGGAGGTCGGCCCGCGAGGCGCCGGCGGCCGCGCCGCGTTCGACGTCGCTAACGTGGCGACGTGCGCGCTGCCCGGCTTACCGGAGGATCGCGCGTGCGTCTTACCGGGCTGCGTCGTCCTCGTCTCTGACGACCGGGCTGCGGTCGCACGCCACTTGAAGGGCCGCCGCCTGAAGGTGGCCCTGATCACCGGGGATTTATCGCCCGCCTATCGCCACCTCGGCTTCCAGCGGCCGAGGGGCGAGCGGCGCGTGCGCGACGGCGCGCGCCTCGCGTCCGGCGCGAGCGACGAGGAGGCGTggctggaggagacggagaggcgCCTGCTGGACCTGGAGGTGGACCTGGTGGTCGTGGGCGGGCTCGCCGACGAGCGGGCCGTCCgccgctgctgccgccgccgcatCCTGGTGGTGGACGGGGCGAAGGCCGCCGTCTCGAAGGCCCTGGCGAGCGCCACGGGCGCCGTCCCGGTGGCCTACGCCGCGCAGCTGACTCGGCGCTGCGTCGGCGTCGGCGCCGAGGCCGCGGTGTGGCGGGAGGGGCGGGCCTCGACCGCCGTGAACATCTCCGCGGGCGCGCTGGTCACCGCCGTCCTCACGAGCCACGTGGACGCCAAGCTGCAGGCCCTGGAGGACCGCTTCTGGGCGTGCGCGTATCGCCTGCACCACGCGCTGGACGGCGGCGTCGTCCTGCCCGGCGCCGGAGTCACGGAAATGCTCTGCGTTCGTCGGCTCgaaaaggaggcggagctctgcgACGAGTCGGCGGCCGACCCGTACCGGGGTCTGGTGCTGCGCCTCATGGCGGACGGGTTCGTCGATTACGTCGCCACCGTGATGGTCAACACGGGGACGTTTTCAAAGGCCGGCGCCCGGACCGCGCTGAGCCGGCGACTTAAGGCGTGCGCGGGAAGTCCGGGCGCCGCGGCGCACTTCTCGCGGCTTTTCTCGGAGGACGGGGAAGCTCGCGACGCCCCGGCGGCGCGCGTCTACGACGGTCTGACCGTGAAGCGGGAAGCGTGGCGGAGGGCCCTGgacctggtccttctggtcctgcAGACGGACGCCGAGGTCATCACGGGCGTCGACCCCGAGGCCGTCGGCGGCGCCGAGGGAAACCTGATGCTGCTGTGACCTCCGCGCAACATCTGGAACGTTTTGACTGGACGCAAGTTTCCCAAAAAGTTAATTCGGACTTCTCACGCATTCAAGATATGTGGCACCAAGTTAAAAGAGAATAAAGtgtttgtattgttgttgttttccttgtCATGAATAAATAGCCACGGTGTGGCAGCGCTACCTGTGTGCCGCCACTAGGGGGAGACAAACGATCAGGCTCCGACCCCACGGAGGTAAATCTACGAAAGAATCGGCCTTTAGTTTCTGAATGGTGAGACTCATAAATATCTATAATATTTCAAACATGTCCATTTCATGGATTTAAGATTCAGATTAACGATCCAGAGATTCAAGTTATATTTACGCTATTTCCCGTAACGTTTTCTCTCCTGACCTCCGGGTATGTGGAAAGACATGAGCACAGCATCctaaatataataacacatGAAGTACGCTCAGtagatatttacatattttcatTTACTTGGTAGTAAAAATCGTAATTTATATTTTTCCTTTCTTAAAAGTGCCGACTACAGGAAATACCCTCACattaattttatttgtattattaaccAAGCGAGATGCTGTGTGTACACACCTTGTACTCTAAAGACAAATTGTGcatgtaaattttttttatttcaccaagaaaaaggaaaataatagtaattacTACTTAGTTATTTGAGTTGTGGGAAAAAAACTAACATTTCCCTTTCTCTATGATCGTTGAAAGGTCACAGGGCTTTGACCCCTGCACTCTTCAACACTAGGTCATCCAGGAATTCAGGATTTTTTCTAatacaatacttttttagtaagtttaaatgtataaaaggaCATCATTCGTTATTCCCAAGTAAAATAGACCTTTTCCTTCTGTACTTCAAGGTGTCAGTTTAAGACTTTCCATTTGAACTCAGAGGCCAGAAAATAGCTCGGGTGAAAAGTGAAGTAAAGAAACGTGacggaggcgggggggggggggggtgacataaCATAAGAGACGCGTGTGAGAGTTCAGGCCGAGGCCACGCTTCGCGGTCCGCCCCGTAAACTTCACACGTCGCAGTCGCGTTGTGTTGCTAGGGGACGGCGAAGGATGCTCACTCGATTTTAAGATCTAATTCACTATTTAGTTTGGTATTCGTTTtgtttatgaaaaaaaaaaaaaaagggaattatgataataataataataattcagacttctatagcgcttttctaaatactcaaagacgcttattatatttctaataataattataattttacAACCACAAATGCACGTGACGATTCAGCCGCAGCAGAACTCAAAGGTTTGGGAGCAGGTGTCACACCGAGGTCCCGCCGACGGAATCTATTCACGGAGATGGACTGCCGGCCAATCATACGTCTTGTTTTACGTTCCTTAAACCAAACATCCGACACGCTGAAGaccacgtgtgtgtttgtaatgcACACCGACCGGTCAGCAGGCCCCTCCCTGCTCTTATATTTGAGGAGATCGGAtagcgatgacatcacagatAGTCGCGCGTATGCTCGTGTTGACTGTAATGTTACATATCGAGTCGTCCGTCGtctctttatttgtattattttaaaaaagggaattcATGGCTTCTCGTGTAGCTTGTCAACAAAATACAAGTAAATCATTTTTTTCCTCATTTTAATTGCAggtatttgtattaatttgtgATAAGATAAAGGGACAAACAGTAAAGTCGAAACATTGGATAAACTTTCCTGTCGTTGTGTCCCAGGAAATACATTCCTGAGACCTCCAACAGCCACCTGCACCTCCTGTTGGACCACAGCTGTGCAAGTCTCCGGACTGAGTCGCTCATTTCGGCCTGGACAGATTcactggaggtgtgtgtgtgtgtgtgtgtgtgtgtttcaccatCGTGACGTCAACCCGAGAGCACAGCTGACTCTCGATGTCTCAGATGTGGTACGTTTTACCCCAGAagtgtttcccttttttttttttttttatcctaaAAATACCCCCAAAAGACTCAAATCCTGCAGGAATAAGTCCCACGACAACCGAGTCCTCCACCCCGCCGCTTCTGAGGGAGTCGAGAGCAGCGATTACAACCAGTCCTCACGCCTCACGTCgttgcttctttctttttctttttattttttacttattttgtttttaacatCTTCATTTTCATGAGTGTAAACGCTCTGCAGGGTCTCACTGAGTCCACGTCCCCCTCCTTGCACCTCCTCGACTCCTGCCCGGGTTGGCTGGCTAACCCACTGAGCATtagtgggcgtgtgtgtgtgtgtgtgtgtgtgtgtgtgtgcgtgcaaacTGAGGCCCAAAGGGGAAAGCCGTGCACACAGATCTAAGCCAGCTGCCCGGATTCAAACACTTGAAGGAGGCACTCCTCGACTCCTCGTACTcacaggacgacggaaaaacCCCACGAAGGAGCAaccgggaggagagagagacgtctcGGAGTCTGCCTCCGACCTCCAGGAGTCAAAGGGCACTTGTTGGGGGGGCTTCAAGCAAACTGACCTCTAAGAGCCGGGTtgcgttggaggaggaggaggaggaggaggaggaggaggcagtcgGTGGGAGGTGGGAGGCCACGGCGGGGCTCCTGCACCActcgaggaggagaagggagacgGAGGAGCAGTCGCGAGGGGGGCCGAGAGGAGAGGATATGGCCACGGGAGAGATCACCACACTTCCCTCCACGCCGgaagatggcggcggcggcttcgctcccggtgcgttcagggaccccAAGAGGCTGTACTGTAAGAACGGGGGCTTCTTCCTCAGGATCCGCTCCGACGGCGGCGTCGACGGGATCCGGGAGAAGAGCGACCCACACAGTAAGTGCTTCCAGCcgccgcgcgcgcgcgcgcacacacacacacacacacacacacacacacacacacagagcttctTTATGGTCTCCAGCTcactgcgcttcagcgtcacgTTCGGTAAACACTGTGAAGCCTGGAGAGGCCTCACCAACTGTGGGTGAatgggagtgagtgtgtgtgcctctgtgtgtgtgtgattgggagtgagcgtgtgtgtgagtgtgtttgtgtgtgagtaagtgagtgtgtgtgtttgtctgtgtgtgtgtgtttgtgtgtgtgagtgggagtgagtctgtgtttgttcaaggttcaaggttcaaggttttttatttgccatctgtgcctagaccagcagtccagacacatcggaattatttttgcagggttctccgagtcaacagaggtacagaggtgtgcgtgtgtttgtgtgtgagtgagtttgtgtgtttgtgtgtgtgtgagtaagtgagtgtgtgtgtgttagagttagtgtgtgtttgtgtgtgagtgagtgtgtttgtgtgtgtgagtgagtgagtttgtgtttgtgtgtgtgtgtgtgtgagtgtgatgctTCTCAAACGCACTTGTTTGTCCCTTCAACTGGGATACCCCCTCGTTGCCCCTGATTGCTTTGGAGTGTGTCTGCAGTTGCATCAGTAAGGGGGAggggcaggaggaagaggaggagcaggaggaggaggaggagagggagggtgggggggtccAAATACATTTGGGGGTTTCAGAGGAAGAACTCGTGTCCTGTGACATTTGGAGCAGGTGTGTCCAACCTGGTGCCTGATGGGAAGCACGAGATATTTATAGGATCATTTAAAACTCTCCTCGTTATGTGGACTCTCTTGTGAGCTCCGTCATGTGGACCTCTCCTccggactctctctctccgtcatgtggactctcctccgtcatgtggactctctctctcctccgtcatgtggactctctcctccatcatgtggactctctcctccgtcatgtggactctctcctccatcatgtggactctctcctccgtcatgtggactctctctcctccgtcatgtggactctctctcctccgtcatgtggactctctcttccgtcatgtggactctctctcctccgtcatgtggactctctctcctccgtcatgtggactctctcctccgtcatgtggactctctctcctccgtcatgtggactctctcctccgtcatgtggactctcctccatcatgtggactctctctcctccgtcatgtggactctctctcctccgtcatgtggactctctctctcctccgtcatgtggactctctctcctccgtcatgtggactctctctctcctccgtcatgtggactctctcctccgtcatgtggactctctctctccatcatgtggactctctcctccatcatgtggactctctcctccatcatgtggactctctctctccgtcatgtggactctctctctccgtcatgtggactctctcctccgtcatgtggactctctcctccgtcatgtggactctctctcctccgtcatgtggactctctctcctccgtcatgtggactctctctctcctccgtcatgtggactctctctcctccatcatgtggactctctctcctccgtcatgtggactctctctctcctccgtcatgtggactctctctcctccgtcatgtggactctctctcctccatcatgtggactctctcctccgtcatgtggactctctctcctccgtcatgtggactctctctctcctccatcatgtggactctctcctccatcatgtggactctctctctcctccatcatgtggactctctctcctccgtcatgtggactctctctctctcctccgtcatgtggactctctctcctccatcatgtggactctctctctcctccatcatgtggactctctcctccatcatgtggactctctctctcctccatcatgtggactctctctcctccgtcatgtggactctctctcctccatcatgtggactctctctcctccgtcatgtggactctctctcctccatcatgtggactctctctctcctccgtcatgtggactctctctctcctccgtcatgtggactctctctcctccgtcatgtggactctctctcctccgtcatgtggactctctctcctccgtcatgtggactctctctcctccatcatgtggactctctcctccgtcatgtggactctctctcctccgtcatgtggactctctctctcctccgtcatgtggactctctctccgtcatgtggactctctccatcatgtggactctctctcctccatcatgtggactctctctctcctccgtcatgtggactctctctcctccatcatgtggactctctctctcctccatcatgtggactctctctcctccatcatgtggactctctctctcctccgtcatgtggactctctctcctccgtcatgtggactctctctcctccatcatgtggactctctctctcctccgtcatgtggactctctctcctccatcatgtggactctctctcctccgtcatgtggactctctctcctccgtcatgtggactctctctctcctccgtcatgtggactctctctcctccatcatgtggactctctctctcctccgtcatgtggactctctctctcctccatcatgtggactctctctcctccatcatgtggactctctctctcctccatcatgtggactctctctctcctccgtcatgtggactctctctcctccgtcatgtggactctctctcctccatcatgtgccGTCCCATGCCAGATCTTTGAGAAGTACCATGCTGCACGTGTGGGACACATTAAAACCAGATTAAAACCAGATTAAGACCAGATTAAAACCAGATTAAAACCAGATTAAAACCAGATTAAAACCATACCGTTTCCTTTTGTGGTTTGGTTCAGGCTGGTCCATCAGCAGCGCCTCCTCCAGAAGGAATGTGGAGACCTAACAGATACTAACATATCACATtcttcattcccccccccccccccccagtaaagctccagctgcaggccaCCTCGGTGGGGGTGGTGGTCATCAAAGGACCGTCCGCTAACCGCTACCTCGCCATGAACCGGGACGGCCGGCTGTTCGGAGCGGTGAGTGAAGCCGGACCTCGAACACGAGCCGCATTTGAACcccaaatattaaaataaaaacctcttgTCATAGTCAGCGCTGAGAataagaacattaaaaaaaacaatattacaaGAGGTCAAGCTGTAGGTGTTTGAGATTCagacacaataaacaaaacaaataacaatatgcagtaagaggagaggaggatgggcctgccacacatgacacacgcccctcagagggctttacaggcTGTACACATACCTGTtacctccctgacctttgacctcacatcggatcaggaacaacaggaacgacaaaagcgaagaaaccttcaggagaatagacgtcatgtgaccagtgacATCAGCAGAATCAGTGACTTTTAAATTCTTAAAACTCATTTGTATGCAACAGTTTTTAAGTGACGTCGTCCTCTCGTGCCGTTTCCTTGGTTCATGAAGTTGTCAGGAGGCCGTTCCTCTAAGGAAAGAGGAAACGAGTCGCCATGTTGAGATGAAGATGATAAACGTCGGCCGCCAAAGGAATAACATGTTCCCGTCTAATTGAGTTTGactgtttatgttttatatctgaTGATAGAATTTGCCACTCGGACAGAAGTTGATACGATTTattcttcattttaaatatttatttcgaAAATAACGTTCCTGATGTAAAAATACTGAATAtcatgcacttttttttttttgtgttaacatatatttataaatgtttatatatgtttatatatatttatttatttagaatttatacatttttatgtgtgtttctataagtttatatgtatttatatacatttatgtacGTTTAAATacgtttatacatatttatgtttctACTTGTTTCTATACGTTTGTGtttatatacattcatacatgtttatatacgtttataaatgtttatatacgtttatacatgtttatatttatttat encodes the following:
- the cetn4 gene encoding uncharacterized protein cetn4 — its product is MATSGYRKPAPTVGQKKKPGPKIELTEEQKQEIKEAFDLFDTDGIGTIDVKELKVAMRALGFEPKKEDIKKMIADIDKEGSGTIDFSDFLGMMSSKMTEKDSKEEILKAFRLFDDDGTGTISFKNLKRVAKELGENLTDEELKEMIDEADRNGDGEVNEQEFLRIMRKTNLY
- the bbs12 gene encoding Bardet-Biedl syndrome 12 protein, giving the protein MLTSTVINHRRHVGLQKLSALAAITHSSLGPNKKFKFIRDEASGESALACSCVRVLENLELTCGVGRLVQETVRAHQEVYRTGAGSLLFLAGAWSRAALECLRRGVSVTRVVSAMSEGMEACSDVCGECGVSTEGLGAASPGLRPPEKPAVPRGAGGGETLNAAGRRKVKLSRHSYDAVDVAPPPRPERPDVAHLAAGLSHGCVDAMNLVVEAVRMQAEVGPRGAGGRAAFDVANVATCALPGLPEDRACVLPGCVVLVSDDRAAVARHLKGRRLKVALITGDLSPAYRHLGFQRPRGERRVRDGARLASGASDEEAWLEETERRLLDLEVDLVVVGGLADERAVRRCCRRRILVVDGAKAAVSKALASATGAVPVAYAAQLTRRCVGVGAEAAVWREGRASTAVNISAGALVTAVLTSHVDAKLQALEDRFWACAYRLHHALDGGVVLPGAGVTEMLCVRRLEKEAELCDESAADPYRGLVLRLMADGFVDYVATVMVNTGTFSKAGARTALSRRLKACAGSPGAAAHFSRLFSEDGEARDAPAARVYDGLTVKREAWRRALDLVLLVLQTDAEVITGVDPEAVGGAEGNLMLL
- the fgf2 gene encoding fibroblast growth factor 2; its protein translation is MATGEITTLPSTPEDGGGGFAPGAFRDPKRLYCKNGGFFLRIRSDGGVDGIREKSDPHIKLQLQATSVGVVVIKGPSANRYLAMNRDGRLFGARRATDECHFLERLESNNYNTYRSRKYPSMYVALKRTGKYKSGSKTGPGQKAILFLPMSAKC